Proteins co-encoded in one Flavobacterium sp. M31R6 genomic window:
- a CDS encoding DEAD/DEAH box helicase — MKQFKAGYIVDAISNIVTENFKSLNYFSEKENSEINKIKGLIQNLSAFDVEFPEPHKIDYDKIHPVLATINNIVTRGLPTKAPLIIEEVFTEIGLTIKNDNEYILDYSNAVKELSFETVFELLHIIEPNLKFNDENYIGELGSQLEKKFLGNHQFIKQLFQTQRDFATINPHMIGDKSVDFSFTSPYLYWNNIQNRAEYKTRIFEIDGPHHLLEEYVFYDTNRDLAASKVNAETFRFTQNEINKNEIPYDRLFTEELYKIFEKNFTKNISDYLEEYSLLFIPFAVARIQKTIIDHFIANKDLLKKEILQIAIIERDLPCGALAIKSLEELFSNLNALLEDQDKLQIPKIELSIFENEKWVINQKLHCGYKPKNETYFGANDFDIIIDHSILRRSQIYKEKEYSIREAIVIRSSHYYDNSIESCKKIYCANLLHFKELVDKKNDGSYISIEKHEKNINFFIQNIFRKSSFRPGQLPIISRALQQKPVIGLLPTGGGKSLTYQLPAFLQPGLCLVVDPIKSLMEDQVRVLNNNWIDCCDYINSNLKREEKQSKLIDFKFGQTQFLFVSPERFVMEDFRKIINTIDNTKYKLAFSFCIIDEVHCLSEWGHDFRSTYLMLGKNAQKFVKTRSGKVTLVGLTATASYDVLADIERELDIKHDDAANAVISIDNTIRKELFFDFIECNAKIDSHSISDREIKNKIGTVKRDKLNDYVKNSINKLNTIDNTVISQSLEQHYDEFEMDAIDKTTLDIIISEECESINEIPNSLTFDTTTSIIFCPHTQGILGVTGRVNNSINPKEVFENLAIIGSKKSYFIGNDEAGRLSEEIHNHFTSFLDGKTSYMVCTKAFGMGIDKEDVRTVYHINYSSSPESYIQEAGRAGRDKKKSLCVNLINTEEFYFLNPSYIKQFSREARFRLRHLIEAFDGEKFSLIRNSNKETLINDIKLIVADFSNSFTIEISKKEVQLDTILTYNLDESIHDFFHKNSFKGIETELYQLERFFTRKEEINKTVFKQITDIYNLENDKEIKFYLTTDGNFQGNIWLRNVNNVVFGKIINTRGLGNLTVDFNFGNGGGTMDIPLTNHILDFIKIQWQENSPNTTLYEYLSRPIENVINNGLSLKDFFESEGNNLNFIVPLDLIKDSLSEILITDFNLIATPNIHNVHSYLETLQKQSSDFVDYVQRIEESWNIEILKSEIYFNNKKLYKELYYSNINRQDILRIIYRLYSIQFISDYTIDYNKALVTISINKKNKDFYLNATKEHLLKYLSKEKTTKKIKNLEKVCFDLGVFDTIKKSVKVILDFTYSDIVGKRKKAIEDIKEFITESINQNSKTDLKFNNAEYNIHFKQLMYYYFNAKYAKSGYVEFGEDRSLIDDFKNKELNDWKVFVKYTKILNDKASFINECKMMRGSCKRIWRSLAIEDTKEEYVLKLLYAYASFGLNNPYYFQEAEKYFLEGFENLYLKNDYLYFENKLNKFLVIISESVKYENSKEYIRRIKHKLMLKISTQNVQNLIKELNDI; from the coding sequence ATGAAACAATTCAAAGCAGGATACATAGTAGATGCAATCAGTAATATAGTTACTGAGAACTTTAAATCATTGAATTATTTCAGTGAAAAAGAAAATAGTGAAATTAATAAAATCAAAGGATTGATTCAAAACCTGAGTGCTTTTGATGTAGAGTTTCCTGAACCTCATAAAATTGATTACGACAAAATCCATCCTGTTTTAGCAACCATTAATAACATTGTTACAAGAGGCTTGCCAACAAAAGCACCACTTATTATTGAAGAAGTTTTTACAGAAATTGGATTAACCATAAAGAATGACAATGAATATATATTAGACTATTCAAATGCAGTTAAAGAGTTAAGTTTTGAAACGGTTTTTGAATTACTACATATCATAGAACCCAATTTAAAATTCAATGATGAAAACTACATTGGAGAATTAGGTAGTCAATTAGAAAAGAAATTTTTAGGCAACCATCAGTTTATCAAACAACTTTTTCAAACCCAAAGAGACTTTGCTACAATAAATCCACATATGATTGGTGATAAATCAGTTGATTTTAGCTTTACATCGCCTTATTTGTATTGGAATAACATTCAAAATAGAGCAGAATATAAAACACGAATATTTGAAATAGATGGTCCACATCATTTGTTAGAAGAGTATGTTTTTTATGATACAAATAGAGATTTAGCTGCAAGTAAAGTGAATGCGGAAACGTTTCGTTTCACTCAAAATGAGATTAATAAAAATGAGATTCCTTACGATCGATTATTTACAGAGGAATTATATAAAATTTTTGAAAAAAACTTCACTAAAAATATTTCTGATTATTTAGAAGAATACAGTTTACTTTTTATTCCATTCGCAGTAGCTAGAATTCAAAAAACAATAATAGACCATTTTATTGCTAATAAAGATTTACTGAAAAAAGAAATTCTACAAATAGCCATCATTGAAAGAGATCTGCCTTGTGGTGCTTTAGCTATCAAAAGTTTAGAAGAATTATTTTCAAATTTAAATGCTTTATTGGAAGATCAAGACAAACTCCAAATACCAAAAATTGAACTAAGCATTTTTGAAAATGAAAAATGGGTAATCAATCAAAAACTGCATTGTGGTTATAAGCCGAAAAACGAGACCTATTTTGGAGCTAATGATTTTGATATCATAATTGACCATTCTATTTTAAGACGTTCTCAAATCTATAAAGAAAAAGAGTATTCTATTCGCGAAGCAATAGTGATTCGTTCATCGCATTACTATGATAACAGCATCGAAAGTTGTAAAAAGATATATTGTGCCAATTTACTACACTTCAAAGAATTAGTGGATAAAAAAAATGATGGCTCATATATTTCAATTGAAAAACACGAAAAAAACATTAATTTTTTTATTCAAAATATCTTTAGAAAATCTAGTTTTAGACCAGGACAATTACCAATAATTTCTAGAGCATTACAACAAAAACCTGTTATTGGTTTATTACCTACCGGTGGTGGTAAATCATTAACCTATCAGTTACCAGCTTTTTTACAACCGGGTTTATGTTTAGTAGTCGATCCCATTAAATCATTAATGGAAGATCAAGTTAGGGTTTTAAATAATAATTGGATTGACTGCTGTGATTATATAAATTCCAATTTAAAAAGAGAGGAAAAACAAAGCAAACTAATTGATTTTAAGTTTGGACAAACACAATTTCTCTTTGTTTCTCCTGAAAGATTTGTAATGGAGGATTTTAGAAAAATCATAAACACTATTGACAATACCAAATACAAGTTAGCATTCTCTTTTTGTATAATAGATGAAGTACATTGTTTATCAGAATGGGGACACGATTTCCGTTCCACTTATTTGATGTTGGGTAAAAATGCTCAAAAATTTGTAAAAACAAGAAGCGGTAAAGTAACTTTAGTTGGACTTACAGCAACAGCTTCTTATGATGTTTTAGCAGATATTGAAAGAGAACTTGATATAAAACACGATGATGCTGCAAATGCAGTAATTTCAATTGATAACACAATACGAAAAGAATTGTTTTTTGATTTTATCGAATGTAATGCGAAAATAGATAGCCATAGTATTTCTGATAGAGAAATTAAAAACAAAATCGGTACTGTCAAAAGAGATAAACTAAATGATTATGTCAAAAACAGTATAAATAAATTAAATACAATAGATAATACGGTTATTTCGCAATCTCTTGAACAACATTATGATGAGTTTGAGATGGATGCAATTGATAAAACTACACTAGATATAATAATTAGTGAAGAATGTGAATCAATAAATGAAATCCCAAATAGTTTAACATTTGATACTACAACTTCAATAATATTTTGTCCGCACACTCAGGGAATATTAGGTGTAACGGGTAGAGTCAATAATAGTATAAATCCAAAAGAAGTATTTGAAAATCTAGCAATAATCGGTTCTAAAAAGTCTTATTTCATTGGAAATGATGAGGCAGGTAGATTAAGTGAAGAAATTCATAACCATTTCACAAGTTTTTTAGATGGTAAAACCAGTTATATGGTTTGCACAAAAGCTTTTGGAATGGGAATAGACAAGGAAGACGTAAGAACGGTTTATCATATCAACTATTCTTCTTCACCCGAAAGTTACATCCAAGAAGCTGGAAGAGCTGGAAGAGACAAGAAAAAGTCTTTATGCGTAAACTTAATTAATACAGAAGAATTCTATTTTTTAAACCCAAGCTATATAAAACAATTCTCAAGAGAAGCTAGATTTAGATTAAGACATCTTATTGAAGCATTTGACGGTGAAAAATTCTCATTGATAAGAAATTCAAATAAAGAAACATTAATTAATGATATTAAACTAATAGTAGCTGATTTTTCAAATAGCTTTACGATAGAAATAAGTAAAAAAGAAGTACAATTAGATACTATTTTAACCTACAATTTAGATGAAAGCATTCATGATTTCTTTCACAAGAACAGCTTTAAAGGCATTGAAACGGAGTTATATCAATTAGAACGTTTTTTTACAAGAAAGGAAGAAATTAATAAAACCGTTTTTAAGCAAATTACAGATATTTATAATCTTGAAAATGATAAGGAAATAAAATTTTATTTAACCACCGATGGTAATTTTCAAGGTAATATTTGGTTAAGAAATGTAAATAATGTTGTTTTTGGTAAAATAATAAATACTAGAGGGTTAGGTAACTTAACTGTTGATTTTAACTTTGGTAATGGAGGTGGTACTATGGATATTCCACTAACAAACCATATTTTAGATTTTATAAAAATCCAATGGCAAGAAAACAGTCCTAATACCACACTTTATGAATATTTAAGTAGACCTATTGAAAATGTTATAAATAATGGGCTGTCATTAAAAGATTTCTTTGAATCGGAAGGCAATAATTTAAATTTCATTGTACCATTAGATTTAATAAAAGATAGTTTGTCAGAAATTCTTATTACAGATTTTAATTTAATTGCAACTCCAAATATTCATAATGTTCATAGCTATTTAGAAACATTACAAAAGCAATCATCTGATTTTGTTGATTACGTTCAAAGAATAGAAGAGTCTTGGAATATTGAAATTTTAAAATCTGAAATCTATTTCAATAATAAGAAGTTATACAAAGAACTGTATTATTCTAATATTAACCGTCAGGATATATTGAGAATCATTTATCGTCTATATAGCATTCAATTCATTTCAGATTACACTATAGATTACAACAAAGCTTTAGTAACAATCAGCATTAATAAAAAAAATAAAGACTTCTATTTGAATGCAACCAAAGAGCATTTATTAAAGTATTTATCCAAAGAAAAAACTACGAAAAAAATCAAAAATTTAGAAAAAGTATGTTTTGATTTAGGTGTTTTTGATACAATTAAAAAGTCGGTAAAAGTAATATTAGATTTCACGTATTCCGATATAGTTGGAAAAAGAAAAAAAGCGATTGAGGATATTAAAGAATTTATTACAGAAAGTATTAATCAAAATTCAAAAACGGATTTAAAGTTTAATAATGCAGAATATAATATCCATTTTAAGCAGTTAATGTATTACTACTTCAATGCAAAGTATGCTAAAAGTGGTTATGTTGAATTTGGTGAAGACCGTTCTTTAATTGATGACTTTAAAAATAAAGAATTAAATGATTGGAAAGTTTTTGTAAAATATACTAAAATATTAAATGATAAAGCATCATTCATTAATGAATGCAAAATGATGCGTGGTTCTTGTAAAAGAATTTGGCGTTCTTTAGCAATAGAAGATACTAAAGAAGAATATGTATTAAAACTGCTTTATGCTTATGCCAGTTTCGGTTTAAATAACCCATATTATTTTCAAGAAGCAGAGAAATATTTTTTAGAAGGTTTTGAAAACTTATACTTAAAAAACGATTATTTATATTTTGAAAATAAATTAAACAAGTTTTTAGTAATTATTTCAGAAAGTGTAAAATATGAAAATTCTAAAGAATATATTAGAAGGATAAAACATAAGTTAATGCTTAAAATTTCAACCCAAAACGTCCAAAATTTAATAAAAGAACTAAACGATATTTAA
- a CDS encoding nucleotidyl transferase AbiEii/AbiGii toxin family protein, with protein MKAVTPAIIKAIIELQTLPTVSKFTLGGGTNLALQFNHRVSDDIDFFYNGIIGKEGFKNIENEVKNYFGTKAKSFDDPCDINDQYCFLRFFLDLEDGVTIKVEMLQNMKNLFEVEVNQGISLLSKRDIGLFKLISTSNRSTKKDIYDLDFITDTISLIDLYEDLKVKTLKFNKEEDKTIFDLSKNKTPVDNPELLLKFDDNSDYSKFPSHTNDTIQIIEGSKTWIEAKISWRSKVRRLYSYLGKDFPGPKGIKIK; from the coding sequence ATGAAGGCAGTTACTCCAGCAATAATTAAAGCCATCATAGAATTACAAACATTACCAACAGTATCAAAATTTACTTTAGGTGGTGGTACAAATCTGGCATTACAATTCAATCATAGAGTTTCTGATGATATTGATTTCTTTTACAATGGAATAATTGGCAAAGAGGGATTTAAAAACATCGAAAATGAAGTCAAAAACTACTTTGGTACAAAAGCAAAAAGCTTTGACGATCCTTGTGATATTAATGACCAATATTGCTTTCTGCGTTTCTTTCTTGATTTAGAAGATGGTGTAACCATAAAAGTGGAAATGCTTCAAAATATGAAGAATTTGTTTGAGGTAGAAGTAAATCAAGGAATAAGTTTACTTTCAAAAAGAGACATTGGTTTATTCAAATTAATCAGCACCTCAAACCGTTCAACCAAGAAAGATATTTATGATTTAGACTTCATAACCGATACAATTTCATTAATCGATTTATATGAAGACTTAAAAGTAAAAACACTTAAATTCAATAAAGAAGAAGATAAAACAATATTTGATTTAAGTAAAAACAAAACACCTGTTGACAATCCAGAATTACTATTAAAATTTGATGATAATTCCGATTATTCAAAGTTTCCATCACATACAAACGATACCATACAAATTATCGAGGGAAGCAAAACTTGGATTGAAGCAAAAATAAGTTGGCGTTCAAAAGTAAGACGCCTTTACAGCTATTTAGGCAAAGATTTTCCTGGGCCAAAAGGAATAAAAATCAAATAA
- a CDS encoding DUF3871 family protein — MNLVLNSIEHQIIDEAEVIVFPKRNFIEANTTEVSLDHLKNECTIPVFAKDNECTISHYEFINNTKEVLEDILGYKGVLKPDIRVSHVIKGRIPSAIGKPALQLLEHEKTIYYERMAFVIEIPEISEVINGQKLNLTVGGVRSHNQENLFSKKSLEKFKIFVGFSNTVCTNLCVSTSGLKEDIRVSSVLELKGKVYDLINNYNKKEHLISMERMFNYSLTENQFAHLIGKMKLFPYLSKEEKQTLFPLAINDTQLNIVVRDYHIDAHFSKSKDSTINFWNLYNLLTEANKSTYIDSNLERNVNSYQLINNLLNSIENQSHNWFLDN; from the coding sequence ATGAATTTAGTATTAAATAGTATAGAACATCAAATCATTGATGAAGCGGAAGTGATTGTTTTCCCAAAGCGTAATTTTATCGAAGCCAACACAACGGAAGTTTCCTTGGATCATCTAAAAAATGAATGCACAATTCCAGTTTTCGCCAAAGACAATGAATGTACCATTAGTCATTATGAATTCATCAATAATACTAAAGAAGTTCTTGAAGATATTCTTGGCTACAAAGGTGTTTTAAAGCCTGATATTCGCGTGTCACACGTAATAAAGGGTAGAATTCCATCCGCTATTGGTAAGCCCGCACTACAGCTCCTAGAGCACGAGAAGACCATATATTACGAGCGTATGGCATTCGTTATTGAAATTCCAGAAATAAGCGAAGTTATCAACGGTCAAAAGCTCAATTTAACCGTCGGGGGAGTAAGAAGCCACAACCAAGAGAACTTGTTTTCTAAAAAATCCTTGGAAAAATTCAAAATATTTGTGGGCTTTAGCAATACAGTCTGTACAAACTTATGTGTCAGTACAAGTGGTTTGAAAGAGGATATACGGGTCAGCTCCGTTTTAGAATTGAAAGGTAAAGTTTATGATTTGATCAACAACTATAATAAGAAAGAGCACCTGATTAGTATGGAACGAATGTTTAATTACTCTTTGACAGAAAATCAGTTTGCCCATTTGATTGGGAAAATGAAACTCTTCCCTTATTTGAGCAAAGAAGAGAAACAGACTTTATTTCCACTTGCTATAAATGATACCCAATTAAATATTGTGGTGAGGGATTATCACATTGATGCTCACTTTTCTAAATCAAAGGACAGTACGATTAACTTTTGGAATCTCTACAATTTACTGACCGAGGCAAATAAAAGCACTTACATCGATTCCAATTTGGAAAGAAATGTCAATTCATATCAGTTAATCAATAACCTCCTAAATTCCATAGAAAATCAATCTCATAATTGGTTCTTGGATAATTAA
- a CDS encoding AAA family ATPase, with translation MKLQKAERHQVKLRIGLSGPSGFGKTYSALLLAFGITNDWNKIALIDTENKSASLYSHLGDFNVLSLDEPFAPERYLKAIQICEESGMKVVIIDSISHEWQGKGGCLEAHEQLGGRFQDWAKVTPRHQSFIDAIILSKCHIVATSRSKVDYSLDKDGNGKTKVMKLGTKSITREGFEYELTVNFEFLNDKHLVSASKDRTELFSGKPEFIINSSTGKKLIEWCNQGISVERIKEEINSCDTAEGLKLIYNKYPNLSTELYPVVMARKEMLDNVSAQVIYENEIIQNLNPQNNEFSIK, from the coding sequence ATGAAACTACAAAAAGCCGAAAGGCATCAAGTAAAATTACGTATCGGACTTTCAGGTCCCAGCGGTTTTGGGAAAACCTACTCCGCATTGTTATTGGCTTTCGGTATCACTAATGATTGGAACAAAATTGCTTTGATTGATACAGAAAATAAATCTGCAAGTCTTTATTCCCATTTAGGGGATTTTAATGTACTCTCATTGGATGAACCATTTGCTCCTGAACGTTATTTAAAGGCTATACAGATATGTGAAGAATCAGGCATGAAAGTTGTCATTATTGACAGTATTAGCCATGAGTGGCAAGGAAAAGGCGGCTGTTTGGAAGCTCACGAACAGTTAGGGGGTCGATTCCAAGATTGGGCAAAAGTTACACCTCGTCACCAGTCTTTTATAGATGCTATCATCTTATCCAAGTGTCATATTGTCGCTACTTCAAGGAGTAAAGTGGATTATAGTCTTGATAAGGATGGAAATGGAAAAACGAAAGTGATGAAGTTGGGAACCAAGTCTATAACCAGAGAAGGATTTGAATACGAACTTACAGTCAATTTTGAGTTTCTGAATGACAAGCATTTAGTGTCAGCATCTAAAGACAGAACTGAATTGTTTTCGGGAAAACCTGAATTCATTATCAACTCCTCAACAGGAAAGAAACTAATCGAATGGTGTAATCAAGGTATTTCTGTTGAAAGAATCAAGGAAGAAATCAATTCCTGTGACACAGCAGAAGGATTAAAACTGATCTACAATAAATATCCCAATTTGAGCACAGAACTCTACCCTGTAGTAATGGCTCGAAAAGAAATGCTTGACAATGTCTCAGCTCAAGTAATCTACGAAAATGAAATAATTCAAAACCTAAACCCCCAAAACAATGAATTTAGTATTAAATAG
- a CDS encoding helix-turn-helix domain-containing protein, with amino-acid sequence MENHNKKLILIEFGNTLRAIRLAKGFTQEKLANELGVEISQISRIERGIINTSVVTIYQLAKILNTSVSDLFNFEVKNINNLP; translated from the coding sequence GTGGAGAATCATAATAAAAAACTCATCTTAATTGAATTCGGAAATACCTTGCGAGCTATTCGTTTAGCTAAGGGATTTACGCAGGAGAAACTTGCAAATGAATTAGGCGTTGAAATTTCTCAGATAAGCAGAATTGAAAGGGGGATTATTAATACTTCGGTTGTTACAATATATCAATTGGCAAAGATTTTAAATACCAGTGTTTCTGACTTATTTAATTTTGAAGTGAAGAATATCAATAACCTTCCTTAA
- the mcrC gene encoding 5-methylcytosine-specific restriction endonuclease system specificity protein McrC — protein sequence MKIPIENIYYLLCYAWNKLEEKERVNVSVDDKTELLDLFAKILINGTKILLKRGVDRSYIDFTDEIAGVKGKVQISQTLKSNLLFKQRTICTFDTFSSNILTNRILVSTIYSLSRTKGLDKDLKKELITLQRMFSSIELIQINNSLFSQIKLNRNNRFYGFLINVCQIIYENTLPSEEQGSYKFTDFTRDERKMNQLFEAFIRNFYKIEQSKYNIVKKETINWQFEYEEIDSFQFVPKMETDITLENNSEKIIIDAKYYRETMIINYDKEKIKSNNLYQLFSYLLNQEDNTPKTENAKGILLYPTIEKEFDLQYKYKTHTIEIRTINLNSNWKLISNRLKGII from the coding sequence ATGAAAATTCCAATTGAAAACATATACTATCTTTTATGCTATGCTTGGAACAAGCTAGAAGAAAAAGAACGCGTAAACGTGTCAGTTGATGATAAAACAGAGTTACTAGACCTGTTTGCTAAAATTCTAATTAACGGAACTAAAATACTACTCAAAAGAGGTGTCGATAGGAGTTACATAGATTTTACAGATGAAATTGCGGGAGTAAAAGGGAAAGTACAAATCAGTCAGACTTTAAAAAGCAATTTACTCTTCAAACAAAGAACAATTTGCACCTTTGATACTTTTTCTTCTAATATTTTAACCAATCGAATTTTAGTATCTACAATATATTCATTGTCAAGAACTAAAGGACTTGATAAGGATTTAAAAAAAGAATTGATTACACTTCAAAGAATGTTTTCAAGTATTGAATTAATTCAAATAAATAATTCACTTTTCAGTCAAATTAAACTAAATAGAAACAATCGTTTTTATGGGTTTTTAATTAATGTTTGCCAAATAATCTATGAAAACACTTTGCCATCAGAAGAACAAGGAAGTTATAAATTTACTGATTTCACAAGAGATGAACGCAAAATGAATCAACTCTTTGAGGCATTCATTAGAAACTTTTATAAAATAGAACAAAGTAAATACAATATTGTAAAAAAGGAAACAATAAACTGGCAATTTGAATATGAAGAGATAGATAGTTTTCAGTTTGTTCCAAAAATGGAAACGGATATTACATTAGAAAACAACTCCGAGAAAATCATTATTGATGCTAAGTATTATCGAGAAACAATGATAATCAACTATGATAAAGAGAAAATCAAATCAAATAATCTATATCAGTTATTCAGTTACTTACTAAATCAAGAAGATAACACGCCAAAAACGGAAAATGCAAAAGGAATCCTTCTCTATCCTACAATCGAAAAGGAGTTTGATTTACAATACAAATACAAAACCCACACAATTGAAATCAGAACAATAAATTTGAATTCTAATTGGAAATTAATTTCAAACCGATTGAAAGGGATTATATAA